One genomic region from Desulfomonilaceae bacterium encodes:
- a CDS encoding branched-chain amino acid ABC transporter permease, which translates to MTDHLAQFIVAGLTTGSIYALIALGFCIIHNATGIVNFTQGDFVSLGGLVIYSLLLSLKAPLIVAFPLSVLAVTVVGALVERVAIRPARSRSIVILVFITIGVSIFLRGVFKILWGKNQMGLPPFSGDTPINFAGATLMPQNLWIFGITFLSVIGLQYFFSRTRLGKAMRAASCNPRAALLMGVNVNSMVMLSFAFSGALGAIAGIIIVPITTLSYDIGVMLGLKGFAAAVLGGYGNSLGAVLGGLLLGVLESVGAGVISSTYKDVIAFGILLLVLFVRPSGILGHGNTERL; encoded by the coding sequence ATGACGGACCACCTAGCCCAATTCATAGTCGCCGGTTTAACAACCGGAAGCATTTATGCCCTAATCGCCTTGGGATTTTGCATCATTCATAACGCGACAGGAATTGTTAATTTCACCCAGGGTGATTTTGTCTCACTAGGTGGATTGGTCATTTATTCGCTACTGTTGAGCCTTAAAGCGCCATTGATCGTGGCTTTTCCACTGTCTGTCCTAGCGGTCACGGTCGTCGGGGCTCTGGTGGAACGAGTGGCCATTCGTCCGGCAAGATCTCGCAGTATTGTCATCCTTGTATTTATTACTATAGGGGTCTCAATTTTTCTCAGGGGTGTGTTCAAAATTTTATGGGGAAAGAACCAGATGGGATTGCCTCCTTTTTCAGGCGACACCCCTATAAACTTCGCTGGGGCTACACTTATGCCCCAAAATCTCTGGATTTTTGGCATAACATTTTTGTCAGTGATAGGGCTTCAATATTTTTTCAGCCGAACCAGGTTGGGGAAGGCCATGAGAGCTGCTTCCTGTAACCCGAGAGCTGCCTTGTTGATGGGCGTAAACGTCAATTCAATGGTTATGCTTTCTTTTGCATTCAGCGGAGCGCTTGGAGCGATCGCCGGAATAATCATCGTTCCCATAACCACTCTTTCCTATGATATTGGCGTTATGTTGGGATTAAAGGGTTTTGCCGCTGCCGTCCTAGGCGGCTATGGGAACAGTCTCGGGGCAGTTCTTGGGGGACTCCTTCTGGGTGTGCTGGAATCAGTCGGGGCCGGCGTTATTTCATCAACCTACAAGGATGTAATTGCATTCGGTATACTTCTCCTAGTACTTTTTGTTAGACCAAGCGGGATACTGGGCCATGGCAACACGGAGCGACTTTAG
- a CDS encoding glutamate-5-semialdehyde dehydrogenase: MSIREEVFQLAKITHEAAADAARLSMSLKSSILNDVAEKIKSRKETLQKENLKDVESARSGGLSAAMIDRLTLSDKVITQTVDGLQEIAAFPDPVGEITGMWVRPNGMRVGKMRIPLGVVGIIYESRPNVTADAAALCLKAGNAVILRGGSEAFNSNLAIVKIFKETLKESGVNPNVVNLMPTTDREAITHLLKLEEFIDLIIPRGGEELIRFVSQNSRIPVIKHYKGVCHLYVDQFADQEMAVKIALNAKAQRPGVCNSLETMLVHEAIASEFLPKVSAEFKKAAVELRGCPDSRAIVEWMVPATEEDWYAEYLDLILSVKIVKDMDEAIRHIAKYGSLHTEAIVTKDYDSAQKFLREVNSSTVLVNASTRMSDGYVFGLGAEIGISTTKIHAYGPMGVQDLTTTKFIVLGEGQIRE; encoded by the coding sequence ATGTCCATAAGAGAAGAAGTTTTTCAGTTGGCGAAAATCACTCATGAGGCGGCGGCAGACGCGGCTAGGCTTTCGATGTCGCTAAAGAGTTCAATTTTGAATGACGTAGCCGAAAAGATAAAATCCCGAAAAGAAACCTTGCAAAAAGAAAACCTGAAAGACGTCGAGTCAGCAAGAAGCGGAGGCTTATCCGCAGCTATGATAGATCGTCTTACACTGTCAGATAAAGTAATCACTCAAACGGTCGATGGTCTCCAGGAAATCGCCGCGTTTCCGGATCCGGTAGGAGAAATCACGGGGATGTGGGTGAGACCCAACGGAATGAGGGTCGGAAAGATGAGGATTCCTTTAGGTGTTGTCGGCATTATCTATGAATCCAGACCCAACGTGACTGCCGACGCTGCTGCGCTTTGTCTCAAGGCTGGGAACGCCGTGATTCTTCGAGGGGGATCTGAGGCTTTTAATTCAAATTTAGCCATCGTGAAGATCTTCAAGGAGACCCTGAAAGAATCAGGAGTCAACCCGAATGTTGTGAATTTAATGCCGACGACTGACAGGGAAGCCATCACGCATTTATTGAAGCTCGAAGAATTTATAGATCTCATAATACCCAGAGGTGGTGAAGAACTCATAAGGTTCGTTTCTCAAAATTCCAGGATTCCTGTAATCAAGCATTATAAAGGTGTGTGCCACCTCTACGTGGATCAATTCGCCGATCAGGAGATGGCGGTCAAGATAGCGCTAAACGCCAAGGCGCAAAGACCCGGAGTCTGCAACTCGCTGGAAACAATGCTAGTTCATGAAGCAATAGCTTCGGAATTTCTTCCGAAGGTGTCTGCTGAATTCAAGAAAGCCGCTGTTGAACTAAGAGGATGTCCAGACAGCAGGGCCATCGTGGAATGGATGGTCCCCGCCACTGAAGAAGATTGGTACGCGGAATATCTAGATCTTATTCTCTCGGTAAAAATCGTAAAAGACATGGATGAAGCAATTAGGCATATTGCCAAGTACGGGTCATTGCATACAGAGGCCATTGTTACCAAAGATTATGATTCAGCTCAGAAGTTTCTGCGGGAAGTCAATTCTTCAACAGTGTTGGTAAACGCGTCCACAAGAATGAGTGACGGTTATGTATTTGGGCTTGGAGCGGAAATAGGTATCAGCACTACCAAAATTCACGCTTATGGACCTATGGGAGTCCAGGACTTAACCACAACGAAATTCATAGTGCTTGGGGAAGGGCAAATAAGGGAGTGA
- a CDS encoding (2Fe-2S)-binding protein: MKKTIQLTINGEPVEAAVSTNQTLVQFLREDMGLTGTKHGCGLGDCGACTVLMDGKAVNSCLVLAIQADRTAIMTIEGLAENGNLHPLQQAFVDKGAIQCGFCTPGMILSAKALLDEKPNPSELEIRTAISGNLCRCTGYQKIVQAVDEAAKVIRGKEEA; the protein is encoded by the coding sequence ATGAAGAAAACAATTCAGCTTACTATAAACGGTGAACCTGTCGAAGCGGCTGTTTCTACGAATCAGACGTTAGTTCAATTTTTGAGGGAAGATATGGGTCTGACAGGGACCAAGCACGGTTGTGGCCTCGGAGATTGTGGCGCATGCACTGTCCTCATGGATGGCAAGGCTGTTAATTCATGCCTCGTACTCGCAATCCAAGCAGATAGGACGGCAATAATGACCATCGAGGGCCTTGCGGAAAACGGAAACCTTCATCCGTTGCAGCAGGCTTTTGTGGATAAAGGAGCGATCCAATGCGGTTTTTGCACTCCGGGGATGATTCTGTCGGCCAAGGCCCTTTTAGACGAGAAGCCTAACCCCTCAGAGTTGGAAATAAGGACCGCCATTTCAGGAAATTTATGCCGATGCACGGGATACCAGAAAATTGTTCAGGCCGTCGATGAGGCTGCGAAAGTCATCAGAGGAAAAGAGGAGGCGTAA
- a CDS encoding xanthine dehydrogenase family protein subunit M translates to MILPKFDYHEPTTLEEALRLLSELGGNARILAGGTDLLVRMKLKVEKPSHLISLRKIPGLDTIIPRENHGVTVGPFVTAADLSKNELISDRFAPVALAAGRLGAPGVRNRATLGGNIVNARPAADLPPALMVLDAVLKLKSASSEREILVGDFFVGPGESVIEPNELLVSVFMERPAPWSGGAYIKLGARKTLEISMVNVAVMLALQEPEGPIVDVKIALGAVAPTPVRALAAEEFLIGRQPSEQVFLEAGAIGVGMCQPITDHRGTMEYRCLMIETLTSRALNQAYQRAIAWKP, encoded by the coding sequence ATGATCCTGCCCAAGTTTGACTATCATGAGCCTACTACGCTGGAAGAAGCATTGCGTCTGCTTTCGGAGTTAGGTGGAAACGCAAGGATACTGGCTGGAGGGACGGATCTCCTGGTTCGGATGAAACTAAAAGTTGAAAAGCCGAGTCACCTGATATCATTGCGTAAAATTCCGGGGCTAGACACGATCATCCCTAGGGAAAATCACGGCGTCACAGTCGGTCCTTTTGTCACAGCCGCTGATTTGTCCAAAAACGAACTGATTTCGGACAGATTTGCGCCGGTTGCGCTAGCGGCCGGAAGGCTTGGCGCTCCGGGGGTGCGAAATAGAGCCACATTGGGGGGAAACATTGTTAACGCCAGACCTGCGGCGGATCTGCCTCCAGCGCTCATGGTTCTTGACGCTGTCTTGAAACTGAAAAGCGCTTCATCGGAACGGGAGATACTGGTCGGAGACTTTTTCGTCGGTCCCGGGGAAAGCGTCATTGAGCCCAATGAACTCTTGGTAAGCGTATTCATGGAGAGACCTGCCCCTTGGAGTGGAGGCGCCTACATTAAACTTGGCGCTCGTAAAACACTCGAAATATCAATGGTTAACGTCGCTGTGATGTTGGCGCTGCAGGAACCCGAAGGTCCAATAGTCGACGTTAAAATCGCTTTGGGAGCTGTGGCTCCTACACCAGTCCGAGCGCTTGCGGCGGAAGAATTCCTTATCGGGCGTCAACCTTCTGAACAGGTTTTCCTTGAGGCTGGAGCAATCGGAGTGGGAATGTGCCAACCAATAACCGATCATAGGGGAACAATGGAATACAGATGCCTCATGATCGAGACGCTGACCTCCAGAGCGCTGAACCAGGCATATCAGCGGGCGATCGCCTGGAAACCATAA
- a CDS encoding ABC transporter ATP-binding protein, with protein MLKVENLHAYYQGNEALKGVSLEVNPGEIIALIGANGAGKTTLLNCISGLHTDMVGRISFRGADIVRAPAHKLVKQGLVQCPENRQLFGPMTVEENLEMGAYLWPAKIGSVAFNKRMEDVFQRFPVLKSRRKQSAGTLSGGEQQMVAIARGLMSDPKLLMLDEPSLGLAPIIVQEVFRIIKEMRNEGRTILLVEQNAIAALALSDRAYLLETGRVTFSGPSNVFMTDERVRRAYLGNDLEVKTS; from the coding sequence ATGTTGAAGGTGGAAAACCTGCACGCCTATTACCAAGGAAATGAAGCGCTTAAGGGCGTTTCCCTTGAAGTAAACCCAGGTGAAATAATTGCGCTCATAGGGGCCAACGGAGCCGGTAAGACCACTTTGCTAAACTGTATTTCGGGCTTACACACCGATATGGTGGGGCGTATATCATTCAGAGGCGCCGACATTGTCAGGGCGCCTGCTCATAAGCTTGTGAAGCAGGGACTCGTTCAGTGCCCGGAAAATCGTCAGCTATTTGGTCCTATGACTGTCGAGGAAAACCTCGAAATGGGAGCTTATCTTTGGCCGGCCAAAATTGGGAGTGTGGCCTTCAACAAACGAATGGAAGATGTGTTTCAAAGATTTCCGGTATTGAAGTCCCGACGCAAACAATCAGCAGGGACCCTGTCGGGCGGAGAACAGCAAATGGTCGCAATTGCGCGTGGCCTGATGTCTGACCCAAAATTGCTAATGCTGGATGAACCATCTTTAGGTTTAGCTCCAATAATTGTTCAAGAGGTTTTCCGTATTATCAAGGAGATGAGAAATGAAGGTCGGACCATACTCCTTGTTGAACAGAACGCTATAGCGGCCTTGGCTCTTTCAGACAGGGCTTATCTTCTTGAAACAGGGCGTGTGACGTTTAGTGGACCCTCGAATGTGTTCATGACAGACGAGAGGGTCCGTCGAGCTTACCTGGGAAATGATCTTGAAGTAAAAACTTCCTGA
- a CDS encoding branched-chain amino acid ABC transporter ATP-binding protein/permease, with product MRIRSFGGKSLLGPVILAVFIVLFPLLLSNPYYLNVANIIGLNTIIVVGLTLLIGYAGQVSLGHAAFYGIGAYASAILTVTYGVSPWLALVLAALITATIALVIGIPTLKLHGHYLVMATLGFNLITNIIIVQCDSVTGGPSGFPGVPPLAIGHWAFDSDIKMYFLIWSTAFIGIVLGLNLSKSRVGRGLRALCSGESAANCMGVPTNKYKVKMFVLSAVFASVAGSLYAHYLSFVSPKTFDIFFSVELVTMVIVGGMGSIWGGLFGSAFLTSLPNILSSFDEYKDIFYGFILVVILILTPEGLISGILQKLNIYRKNRRQRNKNILDDCSDRSCLETIGAIPLSDLSFTTRHEGPHDIILGIYDIAKSFGGITAASEVTFEVQKGSITSLIGPNGAGKTTTINLIFGVYRPNRGKIVFRNNRIEGLRPYQIAAMGMARTFQNLQIFDNITVLENVMVGAHVISHNEFFISMLHPPSFRREEKLIREKAMEALSFFGLEQEADLPAGQLSFGEQKRLEMARAIVSDPELILLDEPVAGLNRAESIEIAGLMMKIRSKGTTVLLVEHDINVVMSISDKVVVLNYGTIIAEGPPIEVQKNQAVLSAYLGGSL from the coding sequence ATGAGGATCAGATCATTCGGTGGCAAATCGCTCTTGGGCCCGGTTATTCTTGCTGTTTTTATCGTTCTTTTCCCCTTACTGCTCTCCAATCCGTACTATCTAAATGTAGCCAATATCATAGGTCTTAACACGATCATTGTGGTAGGGCTCACTCTGTTGATCGGTTATGCCGGACAAGTCTCACTTGGGCATGCGGCATTTTATGGCATTGGAGCGTACGCTTCAGCAATTCTTACCGTGACCTACGGTGTCTCTCCATGGTTGGCCCTAGTTCTAGCGGCTCTAATTACCGCCACGATAGCTCTAGTCATTGGAATCCCAACGCTCAAGCTTCACGGCCACTATCTGGTTATGGCGACTCTCGGGTTCAACCTGATAACAAACATAATAATAGTGCAATGCGATTCGGTTACAGGTGGGCCTTCGGGTTTCCCCGGTGTCCCTCCTCTGGCAATAGGTCACTGGGCTTTTGATTCAGATATAAAGATGTACTTCTTGATCTGGTCAACGGCTTTCATCGGAATTGTCCTCGGCCTGAACCTCTCGAAGTCTCGAGTTGGAAGAGGATTAAGAGCGCTTTGTTCCGGCGAATCTGCGGCGAATTGTATGGGAGTTCCCACCAACAAGTATAAAGTCAAAATGTTCGTTCTTAGCGCTGTCTTCGCTTCTGTGGCTGGAAGTCTTTACGCCCATTATTTATCATTTGTAAGTCCAAAGACTTTTGATATTTTCTTTTCCGTGGAATTGGTGACCATGGTAATAGTCGGCGGGATGGGCAGTATATGGGGAGGGCTCTTCGGCTCTGCTTTTCTTACCTCTCTGCCGAACATTCTAAGTTCTTTTGATGAGTATAAGGACATATTTTACGGATTTATCCTGGTTGTGATTCTGATTCTAACTCCAGAGGGTCTCATTTCTGGAATTTTACAGAAACTGAATATTTACAGAAAGAATAGACGGCAAAGAAATAAAAACATACTTGATGATTGCTCAGATAGATCCTGCCTGGAAACCATTGGAGCAATTCCGCTTTCGGATCTCTCTTTTACAACAAGGCATGAAGGACCACATGATATTATCCTGGGGATATACGATATCGCCAAGAGCTTCGGGGGGATTACGGCTGCTTCGGAAGTGACATTTGAAGTTCAGAAGGGGAGCATCACTTCTTTGATCGGACCAAATGGAGCAGGCAAAACAACAACGATCAATCTGATCTTTGGAGTTTACAGACCCAACCGGGGTAAAATTGTTTTTCGGAACAATCGGATCGAGGGGTTGCGTCCCTATCAAATAGCTGCAATGGGTATGGCAAGAACTTTTCAGAATCTTCAGATATTCGATAACATAACGGTCCTGGAAAATGTGATGGTGGGAGCGCATGTCATATCCCACAATGAATTCTTCATTTCGATGTTACATCCTCCATCTTTCCGGCGAGAAGAGAAACTCATTCGTGAAAAAGCTATGGAAGCCTTGTCATTCTTCGGTTTGGAACAGGAAGCCGATTTACCTGCAGGCCAACTATCGTTTGGCGAGCAAAAGCGACTGGAAATGGCCCGAGCCATCGTGTCCGACCCTGAACTTATATTACTTGATGAGCCTGTCGCCGGGTTGAACCGGGCTGAATCCATCGAAATAGCCGGACTTATGATGAAAATCCGGTCGAAAGGGACTACCGTGCTACTTGTGGAACATGATATTAATGTTGTCATGAGTATTTCAGACAAGGTCGTCGTCTTGAACTACGGAACGATAATAGCCGAAGGCCCCCCAATAGAGGTGCAAAAGAATCAGGCGGTTTTGTCGGCATATCTTGGAGGCTCTCTGTAA
- a CDS encoding IclR family transcriptional regulator, with translation MNSKQKAVSVSYSAPIVSKAMRVLRMILSESENPGISEIASKLKLAKSTTHGILAALEETGWVLRDPITRKYTCGFTTRKIAEIAAVRIPLVEMARPYLETLSMRLNEDVFLGMCGGSNLLILDQIESVKDLRITARPGTRLSLFAGAVGKIFLAYHDPDDLQEILKKNPIPRFTPHSVTDPVLYVEQLNEIRERGIAFDHEEYLMNVSAIAAPIFHGKKNRRRMVAGFWLVGLDLAQSSEKMETAKSLALETSEAISRAIS, from the coding sequence ATGAATTCGAAGCAAAAAGCTGTTTCAGTATCTTATTCGGCGCCAATTGTTTCAAAAGCCATGCGTGTCCTAAGAATGATACTTTCAGAATCCGAGAATCCGGGAATAAGTGAAATCGCTTCCAAACTGAAACTGGCCAAATCCACCACCCATGGGATACTCGCCGCTTTGGAAGAAACCGGTTGGGTATTGCGGGATCCAATTACACGAAAATATACCTGCGGATTTACAACGAGAAAAATAGCCGAAATTGCGGCTGTCAGGATCCCTCTGGTTGAGATGGCCAGACCTTATCTGGAGACCCTGAGTATGCGACTCAATGAGGATGTTTTCCTCGGAATGTGTGGAGGGTCTAATTTATTGATTCTTGATCAGATTGAATCAGTCAAGGATCTGCGGATAACAGCTAGGCCAGGGACGCGTCTTTCACTCTTTGCGGGCGCAGTGGGGAAAATCTTTCTCGCGTATCACGACCCTGATGATCTTCAAGAAATCTTGAAAAAAAATCCTATCCCCCGTTTCACTCCTCATTCGGTAACCGACCCTGTATTGTACGTCGAACAGCTCAATGAAATCAGGGAAAGAGGAATTGCCTTCGATCATGAAGAATATCTTATGAATGTTTCCGCAATAGCGGCTCCTATATTCCATGGGAAGAAAAACCGCAGGCGCATGGTAGCCGGCTTCTGGCTGGTAGGTCTGGACTTGGCTCAATCTTCCGAGAAAATGGAGACGGCGAAATCCTTGGCGCTGGAGACCAGTGAAGCGATATCCAGAGCTATAAGCTAA
- the mobB gene encoding molybdopterin-guanine dinucleotide biosynthesis protein B, translating to MIPIISVVGKSDSGKTTLLEKLIRELANRGYKVGSIKHDAHSFEIDHEGKDSWRHKKAGATITLISSPSKIAIVLDSDHDHTLTELRDKFIKDVDIVLTEGFKRETLPKIEVFRSEMRRELLCSEDDNLIAIAGDPETAPVGVPIFDLNNPAPLADFIENKFLVACR from the coding sequence ATGATTCCAATAATCTCTGTCGTAGGTAAATCAGATTCCGGCAAAACAACATTACTGGAAAAATTGATACGAGAACTTGCTAATAGAGGATATAAAGTTGGTTCTATCAAACACGACGCCCATTCTTTCGAAATAGATCATGAGGGGAAAGACTCCTGGCGTCACAAAAAAGCTGGAGCCACGATCACCTTGATATCATCACCTTCAAAGATAGCCATAGTTCTGGATTCAGACCACGATCATACACTAACTGAGTTACGCGACAAATTTATCAAAGATGTGGACATTGTCCTGACCGAAGGCTTCAAGCGAGAAACCCTCCCTAAAATAGAGGTGTTTAGAAGCGAGATGCGGAGGGAGTTACTGTGCTCGGAAGATGATAACCTGATTGCGATAGCTGGAGATCCTGAGACCGCCCCAGTCGGTGTCCCGATATTCGATCTTAATAATCCGGCCCCATTAGCCGACTTTATAGAAAACAAATTCCTTGTGGCTTGCCGCTAA
- a CDS encoding saccharopine dehydrogenase NADP-binding domain-containing protein produces the protein MRAFVLGGAGGMGQGVARDLIKQQQISAVVLGDLFPDPERLASKLRQSEKVNLIKMDVNNHAGMVSAFKNIDVVINCAGPFYKTAVPVARAAVEAKVNYIDICDDYEGTEVLFNSEIDGLAKEVGITVLTGMGSDPGTNNVLVKWYADHLDSVEDIYLYWVVSIAELAGAAWDHSLHMTLGQIPQYMNGELVQVEGGAGEVTADFLEPLGTCNLRYVGHPQPLTIPKYIKGVKNVIIKGALIPLWVDELIKQQKETGFLGTESIDVKGAKVTPYDLALKLWETIPEGRDNGPQSSGLKVIVKGQRDGANVTYTADMVGRMAPGTGLPASIAALMMDEGKVTEKGVVAPEGCIDPATFLAAFLKRGAKIHQSETISSLVHV, from the coding sequence ATGCGTGCATTTGTACTAGGAGGAGCCGGTGGTATGGGTCAGGGTGTCGCGCGGGACCTGATTAAACAACAACAGATCTCGGCCGTTGTACTGGGAGATTTATTCCCTGACCCGGAACGATTGGCGTCGAAATTGCGCCAAAGCGAAAAAGTTAATCTGATCAAGATGGATGTGAATAATCATGCAGGTATGGTTAGCGCCTTCAAGAATATTGATGTGGTGATTAACTGCGCCGGCCCCTTTTATAAGACTGCTGTTCCCGTCGCCAGGGCGGCCGTTGAGGCAAAGGTAAACTACATTGATATATGTGACGATTATGAAGGAACAGAGGTTCTTTTCAATTCTGAGATAGATGGACTCGCCAAAGAAGTGGGCATCACCGTTCTCACCGGGATGGGCTCGGACCCCGGAACTAACAACGTTCTTGTGAAGTGGTACGCAGACCATCTGGACAGTGTTGAGGACATTTATCTCTACTGGGTAGTGAGTATTGCCGAACTTGCAGGAGCTGCTTGGGACCACAGCCTTCATATGACCCTTGGGCAGATACCCCAATATATGAATGGCGAACTGGTCCAGGTGGAAGGCGGCGCCGGAGAAGTGACCGCTGACTTTCTGGAGCCCCTCGGTACCTGCAATCTCCGCTACGTCGGCCATCCCCAGCCATTGACCATCCCCAAATACATCAAAGGTGTGAAGAACGTGATAATCAAAGGCGCTCTTATTCCCCTATGGGTGGATGAGTTGATAAAGCAACAGAAGGAAACTGGCTTCTTGGGGACAGAATCCATTGATGTGAAAGGCGCCAAGGTAACGCCTTATGATCTTGCGCTGAAACTTTGGGAAACTATTCCTGAAGGACGGGACAATGGCCCCCAATCCTCTGGGCTCAAGGTCATTGTTAAAGGACAAAGAGACGGCGCCAACGTTACTTACACCGCCGACATGGTCGGAAGAATGGCTCCAGGGACCGGCCTTCCCGCATCCATTGCAGCGCTTATGATGGATGAAGGTAAGGTAACCGAAAAAGGGGTGGTCGCCCCTGAAGGCTGCATCGATCCGGCGACATTTCTTGCGGCGTTCTTAAAAAGAGGGGCAAAAATCCATCAGTCGGAAACCATTTCGTCGCTGGTTCATGTTTAG